From Bordetella flabilis, the proteins below share one genomic window:
- a CDS encoding transporter substrate-binding domain-containing protein — MKILAASILMCVQAAAMAQTPSSAPAQTAPSTLARVTQSGVLRVCTPGDYKPFSFQHGPGQFEGLDVDLMQTLATALNAKPQYVKTTWKELLPDFVAGKCDIAAGGISVSLERQKQAYFSTPYMVNGKTPLTRCENVARFQTVEAIDQPSVRVIANPGGSNERFAKTRLSHATLTMHPDNLTIFDELIKGQADVFVTEAAEAIVQSKAHPELCAVNPDRPLQYAEMAYLLPLGDEVFKRFVDQWLHLSQAGGEYAQLSAKWLGK, encoded by the coding sequence ATGAAAATCCTCGCTGCCTCGATCCTGATGTGCGTGCAAGCCGCCGCCATGGCCCAGACCCCGTCCTCCGCCCCGGCGCAGACGGCGCCTTCCACGCTGGCCCGCGTGACGCAGAGCGGCGTGCTGCGGGTGTGTACGCCCGGCGACTACAAGCCCTTCAGCTTCCAGCATGGCCCCGGCCAGTTCGAGGGCCTGGATGTGGACCTGATGCAGACGCTGGCCACCGCGCTCAACGCCAAACCGCAGTACGTCAAGACCACCTGGAAGGAGCTGCTGCCGGACTTCGTGGCGGGCAAGTGCGATATTGCCGCGGGCGGTATTTCGGTTTCCCTGGAACGACAGAAGCAGGCCTACTTCAGCACCCCCTATATGGTGAACGGCAAGACGCCGCTGACCCGCTGCGAGAACGTGGCCCGATTCCAGACGGTGGAGGCGATCGACCAACCGTCCGTGCGCGTCATCGCGAACCCCGGCGGCAGCAACGAGCGTTTCGCCAAGACCCGTTTGTCGCACGCGACCCTGACCATGCATCCCGACAACCTGACGATCTTCGACGAACTGATCAAGGGCCAGGCCGATGTATTCGTCACCGAGGCGGCGGAGGCCATCGTGCAAAGCAAGGCCCATCCGGAACTGTGCGCCGTCAACCCGGACCGGCCGCTGCAGTATGCGGAGATGGCGTATCTGCTGCCCCTGGGCGATGAAGTCTTCAAGCGTTTCGTCGACCAGTGGCTGCACCTGAGCCAGGCCGGCGGCGAGTACGCTCAACTCAGCGCGAAGTGGCTGGGCAAGTAG
- the secF gene encoding protein translocase subunit SecF, which yields MEFFRIHRTIPFMRHALLLNIISAVTFLAAVFFILTRGFHLSIEFTGGTVMEVSYAHTAQLDSVRGAVSKLGYADFQVQNFGTSRDVLIRLPLAEGQTSSQQSDSVLQSLKAADPSVELRRVEYVGPQVGRELVHNGLMALLFVVLGIVVYLAIRFEWKFALAGVIANLHDVVIILGFFAFFQWEFSLSVLAGVLAVLGYSVNESVVIMDRIRENFRKQRKAEVAEVINGAITQTISRTIITHGSTQMMVLSMLFFGGPTLHYFAMALTIGIWFGIYSSVFVAAALAMWFGVKREDLVKPAKKDGPEVA from the coding sequence ATGGAATTTTTCCGGATCCACCGCACCATCCCGTTCATGCGTCACGCCCTGCTGCTGAACATCATCAGCGCGGTGACCTTCCTGGCCGCGGTGTTCTTCATCCTGACGCGCGGGTTCCACCTGTCCATCGAGTTCACCGGCGGGACGGTAATGGAGGTCAGCTACGCTCATACGGCACAGCTCGACTCCGTCCGCGGCGCGGTGTCCAAGCTGGGCTACGCGGATTTCCAGGTCCAGAACTTTGGCACCTCGCGCGACGTGCTGATCCGGCTGCCGCTGGCGGAAGGCCAGACCTCGTCGCAGCAAAGCGATTCCGTGCTGCAGTCCTTGAAGGCCGCCGATCCGTCCGTGGAGCTGCGGCGCGTGGAGTACGTCGGCCCGCAGGTCGGGCGCGAACTGGTGCACAACGGCCTGATGGCGCTGCTGTTCGTGGTGCTGGGCATCGTCGTTTACCTGGCTATCCGTTTCGAATGGAAGTTCGCGTTGGCCGGCGTGATCGCCAACCTGCACGACGTGGTCATCATCCTGGGCTTCTTCGCCTTCTTCCAGTGGGAATTCTCGCTGTCGGTGCTGGCCGGCGTGCTGGCGGTGCTGGGTTATTCGGTGAACGAATCCGTGGTCATCATGGACCGGATCCGCGAGAACTTCCGCAAGCAGCGCAAGGCGGAAGTCGCCGAGGTCATCAACGGCGCCATCACGCAGACGATTTCGCGGACCATCATCACCCACGGTTCGACGCAGATGATGGTGCTGTCCATGCTGTTCTTCGGCGGCCCGACGCTGCACTACTTCGCGATGGCGCTGACCATCGGCATCTGGTTCGGTATCTATTCGTCGGTCTTCGTGGCCGCGGCGCTGGCCATGTGGTTCGGCGTCAAGCGCGAAGACCTGGTCAAGCCGGCCAAGAAGGACGGCCCAGAGGTGGCCTGA
- a CDS encoding phosphatase PAP2 family protein yields MFSKKAGAAGPGGKGASGSAQADRRIRWLAGWVLALLLLGCLVAFVDLPLARYLKAHVSPGVDHAFEWIGEVGDSDNYTWIVLLVYVLALLGMRLGWHAPWTGGYVRVARGSLLLLAAWIVGGILTGILKQTVARARPEVFFERGFYGLEEAFSGKPFNSFPSSHALTAFVLAAAISATAPRLRWVVYTVAILAALSRLVNLDHYASDVTASAFIAIAAVHLLKGRFLDERYQWPTRMPWQWFRRA; encoded by the coding sequence ATGTTCAGCAAGAAGGCCGGCGCCGCCGGCCCAGGGGGGAAGGGCGCCAGCGGGTCGGCGCAAGCCGACCGGCGCATACGGTGGCTGGCGGGCTGGGTGCTGGCCCTGCTGCTCCTGGGTTGCCTGGTGGCCTTCGTCGATCTGCCGCTGGCGCGCTACCTGAAGGCCCATGTGTCGCCCGGGGTCGACCATGCTTTCGAGTGGATCGGCGAGGTCGGCGACAGCGACAACTACACCTGGATCGTATTGCTCGTCTACGTGCTGGCCCTGCTGGGCATGCGGCTGGGATGGCACGCGCCGTGGACAGGCGGCTATGTGCGCGTGGCGCGCGGGTCGCTGCTGCTGCTGGCCGCGTGGATCGTGGGCGGCATCCTCACCGGCATCCTGAAGCAGACCGTGGCGCGCGCGCGGCCCGAGGTGTTTTTCGAGCGCGGCTTCTATGGGTTGGAAGAGGCGTTCTCCGGCAAGCCTTTCAATTCCTTTCCGTCCAGCCATGCCTTGACGGCCTTCGTCCTGGCCGCCGCGATCTCCGCCACGGCGCCCCGTCTGCGTTGGGTGGTCTATACGGTCGCCATCCTGGCCGCGCTAAGCCGGCTGGTCAATCTGGATCACTATGCATCCGATGTGACGGCCTCGGCGTTTATCGCGATCGCCGCCGTGCATCTGCTGAAGGGACGTTTCCTGGACGAGCGCTACCAGTGGCCGACGCGCATGCCCTGGCAGTGGTTCAGGCGCGCCTGA
- a CDS encoding OsmC family protein, with product MAYGEHNYRVAVAWTGNRGTGTSGYSQYGREYTISANGKPDIPGSSDPAFRGDASRWNPEDLLVAAASACHKLWYLHLCAEAGVRVVAYVDDAHGTMLDGPTGGKLTHIELRPRVTIKAGDDLALARSLHHAAHDKCYIANSVNFPITCEPVIESAHG from the coding sequence GTGGCATACGGCGAACACAATTACCGCGTGGCGGTCGCGTGGACTGGCAACCGGGGAACGGGAACCTCGGGCTACAGCCAGTATGGACGCGAATACACCATAAGCGCGAACGGCAAGCCTGACATCCCCGGCTCGTCCGACCCGGCGTTCCGGGGCGACGCCAGCCGCTGGAATCCCGAGGACCTCTTGGTTGCCGCGGCGTCCGCATGCCACAAGCTCTGGTACCTGCATCTGTGTGCCGAAGCGGGCGTCCGCGTGGTCGCCTATGTCGACGACGCGCATGGCACGATGCTGGACGGCCCGACGGGCGGCAAGCTGACCCATATCGAGCTGCGCCCGCGGGTAACTATAAAGGCCGGAGACGACCTTGCCCTGGCGCGATCGTTGCATCACGCGGCGCATGACAAATGCTATATCGCCAACTCGGTGAACTTCCCGATCACCTGTGAGCCGGTCATCGAATCCGCCCACGGCTGA
- a CDS encoding RNA-binding S4 domain-containing protein, translating into MTERIRLDKWLWAARFYKTRSLAVEEIGKGRVLVNEQPAKPSREVAPGDLVSVRKGDPPIQVRVRAVSGVRGPAPAARLLYDETPESVAARERAAEMKRLAPEPADALAAGRPTKRDRRLIDLVRGR; encoded by the coding sequence ATGACAGAGCGGATTCGGCTCGATAAATGGCTCTGGGCCGCGCGTTTCTACAAGACCCGCAGCCTGGCGGTGGAGGAGATCGGCAAGGGCAGGGTGCTGGTGAACGAACAGCCGGCCAAGCCTTCGCGCGAGGTGGCGCCCGGTGATCTCGTCAGCGTGCGCAAGGGCGATCCGCCCATACAAGTGCGCGTGCGCGCCGTCAGTGGCGTGCGCGGGCCGGCGCCGGCGGCGCGCCTGCTTTATGACGAGACGCCCGAAAGCGTCGCCGCCCGTGAACGGGCGGCGGAGATGAAACGGCTGGCGCCCGAACCCGCCGATGCACTGGCCGCCGGCCGGCCCACCAAGCGGGACCGCAGGTTGATTGATCTCGTACGTGGCCGCTGA
- the secD gene encoding protein translocase subunit SecD: MNRYPLWKYLTVLIAVLIGALYTLPNFYGESPAVQISSAKATIKVDNALLNTVEQTLAQAKIPSAGIYYEQNGPLGTIRARFASTDQQLQARDLIDKTLNTVPGDPHYTVALNLLPASPEWMRALGWFEPKPMYLGLDLRGGVYFLLQIDMQGALTARYDSLAADVRSVLRDQDIAGATVERTGQSVTATFANADNRDKALSVLRTRLPDLAFTDQNDGGKPQLVGALSPASITRVQESALNQNINTLHNRINELGVAEPVIQQQGNDRIVVQLPGVQDVAKAKELLGRTATLEIRMVDDSPAAQAALAANTVPFGLERYTERDGRPLLVRRQVILTGENLQDAQPGRDQQTQQPAVHLTLDAKGARIFRDVTRDNVGKRMAILLFENGKGEVVTAPVIRGEIPGGQVQISGSMTAEEAADTALLLRAGALAAPMSIIEERTIGPSLGADNIAKGFASTLYGFLAIAIFIVLYYRLFGVFSTIGLAVNVLLLLAVLSMLQATLTLPGIAAIALTLGMAIDSNVLINERIREELRNGATPQQAIHQGFERAWGTILDSNLTTLIVGLALLAFGSGPIRGFAVVHCLGILTSMFSSVVGVRALANLWYGRRKKLSSVSIGQVWKPTENAKAKA, translated from the coding sequence ATGAACCGCTATCCCCTCTGGAAATACCTCACGGTCCTGATCGCGGTCCTGATCGGCGCGCTCTATACGCTACCCAATTTCTACGGCGAATCCCCGGCGGTACAGATTTCCAGCGCCAAGGCGACCATCAAGGTCGACAACGCGCTGCTCAATACGGTGGAACAGACGCTGGCCCAGGCCAAGATCCCGTCCGCCGGCATCTATTACGAACAGAATGGCCCGCTGGGCACCATCCGCGCCCGTTTTGCGTCCACCGACCAGCAGCTGCAGGCGCGCGACCTGATCGACAAGACGCTGAACACGGTGCCGGGGGACCCGCACTACACCGTGGCGCTGAACCTGCTGCCCGCGTCGCCGGAATGGATGCGCGCCCTGGGCTGGTTCGAGCCCAAGCCCATGTACCTGGGCCTGGACTTGCGCGGGGGCGTGTACTTCCTGCTGCAGATCGATATGCAGGGCGCGCTGACCGCGCGCTACGACTCCCTGGCCGCCGACGTGCGCAGCGTGCTGCGCGACCAGGACATCGCCGGCGCCACCGTGGAACGCACCGGCCAGTCCGTCACGGCGACCTTCGCCAATGCCGATAACCGCGACAAGGCGCTGTCGGTGCTGCGCACGCGCCTGCCGGACCTGGCGTTCACCGACCAGAACGACGGCGGCAAGCCGCAACTCGTCGGCGCGCTCAGCCCTGCTTCCATCACGCGAGTGCAGGAAAGCGCGCTGAACCAGAACATCAACACCCTGCACAACCGGATCAACGAGCTGGGCGTGGCCGAACCGGTCATCCAGCAGCAAGGCAACGACCGCATCGTCGTGCAGTTGCCGGGCGTCCAGGACGTGGCCAAGGCCAAGGAACTGCTGGGCCGCACCGCCACGCTGGAAATCCGCATGGTGGACGACTCGCCCGCGGCGCAGGCCGCCCTGGCCGCCAATACCGTGCCGTTCGGCCTGGAGCGCTACACCGAGCGCGACGGCCGTCCCCTGCTGGTGCGCCGCCAGGTCATCCTGACCGGCGAGAACCTGCAGGATGCGCAGCCTGGCCGCGACCAGCAGACGCAGCAGCCTGCGGTCCACCTGACCCTGGATGCCAAGGGCGCCCGCATTTTCCGCGACGTCACGCGGGACAACGTCGGCAAGCGCATGGCCATCCTGCTGTTCGAAAACGGCAAGGGCGAAGTCGTCACCGCGCCGGTCATCCGCGGCGAAATCCCCGGCGGACAGGTGCAGATCTCCGGCAGCATGACGGCCGAGGAAGCCGCCGACACCGCGCTGCTGCTGCGCGCGGGCGCCCTGGCCGCGCCGATGTCGATCATCGAGGAACGCACCATCGGCCCCAGCCTGGGCGCGGACAACATCGCCAAGGGCTTCGCCTCCACGCTGTACGGCTTCCTGGCGATCGCCATCTTCATCGTGCTGTACTACCGGTTGTTCGGCGTCTTCTCGACGATCGGCCTGGCGGTCAACGTATTGCTGCTGCTGGCCGTGCTTTCCATGCTGCAGGCCACATTGACCCTGCCGGGTATCGCGGCCATCGCGCTGACCCTGGGCATGGCCATCGACTCCAACGTGCTGATCAACGAGCGGATCCGCGAGGAACTGCGCAATGGCGCCACCCCCCAGCAGGCCATCCACCAGGGCTTCGAGCGCGCATGGGGCACCATCCTGGATTCGAACCTGACGACGCTGATCGTGGGCCTGGCGCTGCTGGCCTTCGGTTCGGGCCCGATACGCGGCTTCGCGGTGGTCCACTGCCTGGGCATCCTGACCTCGATGTTCTCGTCGGTGGTCGGCGTGCGTGCGCTGGCGAACCTCTGGTATGGCCGCCGCAAGAAGCTCAGCAGCGTGTCGATCGGGCAGGTGTGGAAACCCACGGAGAACGCGAAGGCCAAGGCCTGA
- a CDS encoding FRG domain-containing protein, protein MEPINQHKLWSFVAGSPGAMVVQGQNFRKADAHPVQSYFDLATKVAELQFRNRDHVLLFRGQAADHRNQRGYTSLKPTLLRGGAGKNPGAGELRKRYARLALAEEILVDEYRNAGLLGRDRVERLRIVRWSILQHYELCPTPLLDVTHSLRIAASFASHGAAGMAHVFVLGVPNLSGGITASAEAGLQAIRLASVCPPSAVRPHLQEGYLLGEYPEMSGIGQKSLYLHHETDFGRRLIAKFRFDPASFWEGTSFPIVGKQALYPPQDPMLEVTGRIRQRLGAAQA, encoded by the coding sequence TTGGAGCCGATCAACCAACACAAGCTGTGGTCGTTCGTCGCCGGTTCGCCCGGCGCCATGGTGGTGCAGGGGCAGAACTTCCGCAAGGCCGACGCCCATCCGGTGCAATCCTATTTCGATCTGGCGACCAAGGTGGCGGAACTGCAATTCCGCAATCGCGACCACGTGCTGCTGTTCCGCGGCCAGGCGGCCGATCACCGGAATCAGCGCGGCTATACCTCTCTGAAGCCGACGCTGCTGCGCGGCGGCGCCGGCAAGAACCCCGGCGCAGGCGAACTACGCAAACGGTACGCGCGTCTGGCCTTGGCCGAAGAAATCCTGGTGGACGAATACCGCAACGCCGGCCTGCTGGGCCGCGATCGCGTGGAGCGCCTGCGCATCGTGCGATGGTCCATCCTGCAGCATTACGAGCTCTGCCCCACCCCGCTGCTGGACGTGACGCACTCGCTGCGCATCGCCGCATCCTTCGCCAGCCATGGCGCGGCCGGCATGGCGCATGTTTTCGTGCTGGGCGTACCGAACCTGAGCGGCGGCATCACGGCCAGCGCGGAAGCCGGCCTGCAGGCCATACGCCTGGCCAGCGTGTGTCCACCGTCGGCGGTGCGTCCGCACCTGCAGGAAGGCTACCTGCTGGGCGAGTATCCCGAGATGTCGGGCATCGGGCAGAAGTCGCTATATCTGCACCATGAAACCGACTTCGGGCGGCGCCTCATCGCGAAGTTCCGCTTCGACCCGGCAAGCTTCTGGGAAGGCACGAGTTTTCCCATTGTAGGCAAGCAGGCACTCTATCCGCCGCAGGACCCCATGCTGGAAGTGACCGGACGAATTCGCCAGCGGCTCGGTGCCGCGCAGGCGTGA
- a CDS encoding haloacid dehalogenase type II gives MANGTDIQALLFDVFGTVVDWRGGVAREARSFLDRYAPQLDAYEFADAWRSKYGPSMEEVRSGRRPFVRLDVLHYENLSQVLQEYRIDTAAIPQQELDALNLAWHRLDPWPDSVQGLGRLKQRFMIAPMSNGHIRLMMDIAKRAGLPWDAILGSEVVRAYKPAPQAYLGAVEVLGLQPDQICMVAAHNGDLAAARRCGLKTAFIPRPTEHGPTQTSNLRAEQDWDYVARDMNDLASQLGCPA, from the coding sequence ATGGCGAACGGCACGGACATCCAGGCGCTTCTGTTTGACGTCTTTGGCACGGTGGTGGACTGGCGCGGCGGGGTGGCGCGCGAGGCACGGTCTTTCCTGGACCGCTATGCCCCGCAACTGGACGCCTACGAATTCGCCGATGCATGGCGCAGCAAGTACGGGCCATCGATGGAGGAAGTGCGCAGCGGGAGGCGCCCCTTCGTGCGCCTGGATGTGTTGCATTACGAGAACCTGTCCCAGGTGCTGCAGGAATACCGCATCGACACGGCCGCCATCCCTCAGCAGGAACTGGACGCCTTGAACCTGGCCTGGCACCGGTTGGATCCCTGGCCCGATTCCGTGCAGGGCCTGGGCCGGCTCAAGCAGCGCTTCATGATTGCGCCCATGTCCAACGGCCACATCAGGTTGATGATGGACATCGCCAAGCGCGCGGGGCTGCCCTGGGACGCCATCCTGGGCTCGGAGGTCGTGCGGGCCTACAAGCCTGCGCCACAGGCCTATCTGGGCGCGGTGGAGGTATTGGGGCTGCAGCCCGACCAGATCTGCATGGTCGCGGCCCACAACGGCGACCTGGCCGCCGCGCGCCGCTGCGGCCTGAAGACCGCCTTCATCCCACGTCCCACCGAGCATGGCCCCACGCAAACGAGCAATCTGCGCGCCGAGCAGGACTGGGACTACGTGGCGCGCGACATGAACGATCTGGCCAGCCAGCTGGGCTGCCCGGCGTGA
- the miaB gene encoding tRNA (N6-isopentenyl adenosine(37)-C2)-methylthiotransferase MiaB, with the protein MQEHILACDGDDAAAPVSDSPRKLFIRTFGCQMNEYDSDKMADVLRDEQGVELTDTPEDADIILFNTCSVREKAQEKVFSDLGRVQHLKKSKPGLVIGVGGCVASQEGEAIVKRAPYVDVVFGPQTLHRLPELIRQRRAQGIAQVDISFPSIEKFDALPPPRVDGATAFVSIMEGCSKYCSFCVVPYTRGEEVSRPFDDILVEIADLADQGVKEVTLLGQNVNAYRGRLGDGDEIADFAMLLEYVHDIPGIERIRYTTSHPKEMTPRLIQAYARLPKLVSFLHLPVQAGSDRVLAAMKRGYTTLEFKSIVRRLREARPTLTLSSDFIVGFPGETAEDFEKTMKLIDDVGFDTSFSFVYSRRPGTPAADLTDDTPQTVKLQRLQRLQARIAEQAAAIAQAMVGTTQRVLVEGPSRRDPNELMGRTENNRIVNFPAPPRLVGQMVDVVITQAYPNSLRARVAMVDADGAEAGR; encoded by the coding sequence ATGCAAGAACACATCCTCGCGTGCGACGGCGACGACGCCGCCGCACCTGTTTCCGATTCCCCCCGCAAGCTCTTCATCCGCACCTTCGGCTGCCAGATGAACGAGTACGACTCCGACAAGATGGCCGATGTGCTGCGCGATGAGCAAGGCGTCGAGTTGACCGACACGCCGGAAGACGCGGACATCATCCTCTTCAACACCTGTTCGGTACGCGAAAAGGCACAGGAAAAAGTCTTCTCGGACCTCGGCCGCGTGCAGCACCTGAAGAAGAGCAAGCCTGGCCTGGTCATCGGCGTGGGCGGTTGCGTGGCCAGCCAGGAGGGCGAAGCCATCGTCAAGCGGGCGCCCTATGTGGATGTGGTGTTCGGACCGCAGACGCTGCACCGGCTGCCGGAGCTCATCCGCCAGCGCCGCGCGCAGGGTATCGCGCAAGTGGATATCAGCTTTCCGAGCATCGAAAAATTCGACGCCCTGCCGCCTCCCCGCGTGGACGGCGCGACAGCCTTCGTATCCATCATGGAAGGCTGCAGCAAGTATTGCAGCTTCTGCGTGGTGCCCTATACCCGCGGCGAGGAAGTATCGCGGCCTTTCGATGACATCCTGGTGGAGATCGCCGACCTGGCGGACCAGGGCGTGAAGGAGGTCACCCTGCTGGGCCAGAACGTCAATGCCTATCGCGGCCGCCTGGGCGATGGCGACGAGATCGCCGACTTCGCCATGCTGCTGGAGTACGTGCACGACATCCCCGGCATCGAGCGCATCCGCTACACGACCTCGCATCCCAAGGAAATGACACCGCGCCTGATCCAGGCCTATGCGCGGCTGCCGAAGCTGGTGTCCTTTCTGCACCTGCCCGTCCAGGCGGGCAGCGACCGCGTGCTGGCCGCGATGAAGCGCGGCTACACCACGCTGGAATTCAAATCCATCGTGCGGCGGCTGCGCGAAGCCCGGCCCACATTGACGCTGTCTTCGGACTTCATCGTGGGCTTCCCTGGTGAAACCGCGGAGGATTTCGAGAAGACCATGAAGCTGATCGACGACGTCGGCTTCGATACCTCGTTTTCCTTCGTCTATTCGCGCCGTCCCGGCACGCCCGCCGCGGACCTGACCGACGACACGCCGCAGACCGTCAAGCTGCAGCGCCTGCAGCGGCTGCAGGCCCGTATCGCCGAACAGGCCGCCGCCATCGCCCAGGCCATGGTCGGCACCACCCAGCGCGTGCTGGTCGAGGGCCCCTCGCGCCGCGACCCCAATGAATTGATGGGGCGCACCGAAAACAACCGAATCGTCAATTTCCCCGCGCCGCCGCGCCTGGTGGGCCAGATGGTGGACGTCGTCATCACCCAGGCCTATCCCAATTCGCTGCGGGCCCGCGTCGCCATGG